TGAATATTCTTTGATTAGCAGTTGAATTTCTGGGAGTCGGCAGATGAGTCCCCTAGTGTTCCATTGAACAGCAAagttaatggattttttttgtgttggaaGGTTGGTTGGGCTCTTACCAGTTGATGGTATCAAGGTGGGGTGGTTTGTTGCTGGTATGTTCATATTTTGGGTTGTATTGGccatttttatgatattgagGGTGGATATTGCGTGTGGTAAGAGCTGAGTGCTGATAAATGTTAGGTGGACTTACCATTTGGGTTGGGGGCAGTCTGAGGGGGTTTACCTTGGGCTTCGACTGGTTTCATCTGGGGAagtcttgtttttttgttgcaagCATTTGTTGTTGATTCGGGGGGACTGTCAATGGAACAGTTGTTCCGATTGCGCTTTGGAGTGGATGTGATGTTCTGGGTGTTTCGGGTTAAAGGTTGTTGTTCGGGTTCGGAGACGGAATCCTCGGAGTCCTGGGAGGAAGGGGTGTTGGTAGCGAGCGTAGATTCGTTGTTGCTGTTTTTCAGTTGTTCAATCTCTTCTTGTAGTTTTGAAACGAGGAGTTCAAGTTCCATAATCCGTTGGTCCTTTTCCGGGTTAGCATTTGGGATATTTTGGGAGACTCGTTGATTGTTGTTGGAATGTTGCTGGAATACTCTGGTTGCTTCGGTTTGGGTTAGACCGAGGTCGACCTTCAAGTGGATGATGGCTTCTTCCTGTTTGTGTACAGGGCACAGTTTGCTGGTAGCTGGGTGGTTCCCACGGCAGTTTACGCAGAGCGGACGATTCGGGCACGGATCGTGTTGGTTTGGGAAACCACAATCAAGGCAGATGGGGGCATTTTGGCAGCGGTTTTTCGAGTGACCGTACTTTCCGCAGCTATAGCACAGCAGTGGTCGCGGGTAGTACGGACGAGTGGCAACTCTGATGAAGCCGAAGTAGATGTAGGGAGGTGGGACCGTTCCTTTGATTGTAAGGACCATTGAGCTGGTAgggataacttttttgtcgGTTTTCCTTGTGAACCGATAGACTTTGTTGACGCCTTGTTCGGAGAGGAAGCTTTGGAGCTCTTCGTTGGAGAGTCCGTCGGCACTACCGCAGGTGACGACGCAGTGGCAAAAATTAAGTGTTGGATGTTCCTCAATGGTGATTGGAGTTTCATCGATGAGCCGGGTCAGTTGGGTGAGTTTTGCGGCTTGGGTTGGATTTCGGACCTTCAGTAGGTAGTTTGTTCCACCGTCGATGGGATTTCCGCCCTCAATTTTACCAACAAGTCGTTCGACGGATGACGAGATTACAAACGGGTTCTTTGGGAGTTTGGCCGGGCTTACTGGTTTCATTCGTAGGAACTGGATCTGACCGTGGTTGCCAGCAGGATCCATCCATTCTGGGACCGTTCTGGAGTTTCTGTTACGGGGCGGGTTGGGGAATTGGCCCCACACGGGGGGAACCTCACCCATGAGGGCGGGATTGGTTTCAACGAATCAGACGAAAAGTGTTGTAGATGGGCAGGTGCTGAGGTTTGAGCGTCCGAAAAGTCGATCGGAAAGGATGTCCGTGGTAGAGGAAGTGTTCGTCAGCGACGAGAAAGCTGGGATTCAAACAATATAAACGGGAGGAAAAGCGTCTGACTTGTAGCGCGGTCAAAACGAGACTGCTAGAGGCATCATGGGATAATGCGAGCAGCAGCGGAAAAAATATCGCGATAATTTtcctcgcaaaaaaaaaaatctttctcacTTCACTTCACTGATGAAAGCTAATCCTCGAATATGAGTGTTTTCCTTACTCTGGCATGCACGGACACGCacggaaagttttaaaaatcaacattcttTACACGCTCGAAATTAATTAaccaattatcgttaaaaagtaaccattttcacacctttccgcgttaagtgattttttggtttcttccatagaagtcattttttgacttctcttgagaagtggaaatatggttactttttaaccgcAGTCGATATTAGCAGATAAGTaagaaaatagttatttttacaGAGATGAGGAATTTCGATtcgtttaaatgaaaaaataattatttcgaaTGAATTTGGAAGACATAGAATTaacccgaatagcaaagaccgtGGTAATAATATAACCGAACAATGGTTTTCAGTTTAACAATAAACTTCATCGCGGTATCTCGATATTTTTCAAccgcttttaattttaaaagtaccatcatttttaaagttatcgTGAAGTTTACcgttgattttaaatatttcatggttgacgaaaatatcaaaagcaaGGTGCCACTGTAGTTTTCTTGTGATTTTCAATGTTATTGTgtaatttatgataaaattaaaatccaaccgaaataaattttggttcattttaGCTCCTTTTACCTACTTCTACTTCAGCGTGTAGAAACTTTTAAACACGCGCCATTTTATTCGGGCAATGTTTTCGCCATCCTCGCGTTTAttgaaaatggcaaaactgGATGAATTCAATCGTTTAGATGGATTCAAACTGACTGTATTTCGTTCTGTAGTTCCTGGTGCAACTTCCGGTGATGATGGTTAGTATTTTTTATAGTATTAAATATTAATATGCATccaatttaaacttaaattattTCCAGGAGAGGAAAGCTCTGGAGCTCCAGCTCCTGAGGAAGATTTACTGGAACACCGAATTGTTTCCCCAATTTTCGCAGGAGGATCGAGGAACCGGTGGTACCATCTGGCAGATGATCCGGAAGAAAAGTTCGTCGgtgaatttggttgattttttaattagctCGTGAAAATAAGGTGagaaaattacctatttttttcaaactatttctaGTGTTGTATTAACTGAGGGTTCTTTTCCAGGTGCCGCATAAATGTTTTGGGAGCACAAAAGAACACGAAACCATCAGAAACCAATGCCTCTCTACAGATCTCCAAAAAACATCTACAGGATTCTGATTGAGTTGCAGACCACCGAAGTGTTCTGCAAAGGGCTTGCGGCACTATAGCGCGGAGCAACTAAAAACGGGGGCAACAATGGTCAAATTACGAACCTCCAGCCTCCAGCACAAACCATCAGAGATACTCGAAACCGCTGTCAATGTACACACTCAATGGGCTGGATTGCAGAgctataaaatataataaagttATTCTGAATTCGTTCTATTTTGATTAACCAGGCTGCTTAAGTTGTTTCttgttttaaggaaaaatattccTGATCGGTCGTGCTTATTTAACGAGTAATAGCTTTTGTAGCTGAATAtcacaatcaataaaaaatatattattcatAGTAAACCATGAAATTTTACGGTTAAAACAATAATTATATACCATAGAAAAACCTTGACTTCCACCTTCATTTTAAGAATGGAAATAAACGTCTTTTCatggttttattatgaaaaagtgGAAGCTGTTTTAACCATGGACTTCATATTTTTGAGCTTctcaatgtatggaaaatcgccatttttttcatggtcacgctgcataacaatacccctttttcatggttattttggCTGAAActatgaaatgtatggtcgaaaACTATTAATTCCAATGTATATTCACGATATTGTGGACGATAATAATCATTGTGTCAACCATACAATTTATGGTGTGTGAATGTGGAAAtcatggttttttcatggtGCAATTCTATTCGGGAAGACAACACATTTTAATTGCAATTTTATTGAGCAgagataaaaacaaaatcttttcatcattttgaaatctTCCTGTTTTCagtatgttgaaattttcatacattttattcGCTGTGGAACCAAAACTTATCGCTCATACAAAGGTGGCTCCACGGCCGAAACCAAAAAGCGTAACGACGGTTCCTGTGAAAGTGGGTGTATGATAACCATCTGTTGAGTCTTGCTTAAGCGGGCGGCCAGTGACAAGGGGGTGTTTCAACAACCTTAAAAGTAaaatgaaattgttaaaaaatgttcaaaatttatccaaaaaacagGATAGTTTACCAGTCCTGACTTTCCCTCTCCTAACCCGGCCTGCTGCTAGGAATCAAGAAATTCCATATAGCAGACGTAGTTCTACGAATCGTATATCGACTGAAAATTTCTATTTCCCAAGTCTGCCAGTTCTGGTACATTTGCCTTCGAACCAGGAGCGTGCCATGTTGTTGCTGCTGTCGCATATTGATAACTGTTTTCCTGGACTAAATCTGGATCATGAAAGTACGTTCGAATTACACCTCTATGATGGTGCTCCAAACGGTTTACGGTTTTAGGATCATGGCGAGAGTAGGAGGCGTTCTTGGAACCGATGAATTAGAATTGTTTCCGCCATCAACCGTTTATGTTCTCTTGATCCTCGTTGAACattctgaaaacaaaacaaaatttcgtaaatttagaGCAAATTGCGGTAATGGAACTACGAGTGCtcgttattttatttcaaattacaaGATTCCAACCGGAATATCTTTCGGTAGGAATCTTATTGATATCCATTGTAATTCtgaaatagaataaatttataGAATTATACTGCCAGAAGATGACGTAAATAGAAAATGCTACTAGCGACTGGGAGCAGTAAGAGCGTGAACAAACAGAAAGAAAGGATCCTACATAATTTGGAAAATCTTCCGGCAGTAATTCGTTAATCGAagataattcaattaaaaaacactAACCTTTCAGTAAAATGTCTCTTCCCGGATCGAACTGTTGTATCACCAgcatttctttttgagataatttcacaaaaatccGATTATAACTACCGCACAAGCGTCCGACCACCAATAACGCCAATGCTCGCACTCGACCTCTGGTTTAAATCTGGAGTTGTTCCTTGGAGATGATCctgatttagatttaaaaaaaaattatcgaaacgaATCTTTAGATTTTAGATACCTAATAACTTGTCGGCGCTTACCTTGTTGGTTGATGTCTGCAATTTCTCTTGTCAGCGAGGGACCGGATTTGGAACCGGTGTATTCGTGCTGGATCCAGCAACGATAACCTGGCAAGTAGTTGGATCGGTACTAAACTACTTTTCGACGGAATCGGTTTTTggcaaccccctggcaacttgacagttctggcgagtttcgtgtgcctgattcaaaatcgcagatgtcgcatgtgtaccgcttgtttacatacttttcgtGCCATGCGTATAGAAAGGGCacatcatcaaatgtggtgcgaatcaagcaaattcataactttcgaatgaatgaaaaaaagattcaagcgaaattattattttcattcaataatCTACCTGTTTTTACATTGTATAAgaacagtttttccataaaacggGAAATGTTCTgatataatatgaaaattttgcctatcTAGAATTATCATATGTATCGCAGTTAATGAAAATCACTTGATGATTGTTgtggtaatgttttgttttacattcatTGTGTGCGGTTGTCCTCAATAGTTTCGGTGGAAGGGATACTTGTCCCAAACAACAGCCGTATTTcagtgaattattttgatcagtCCAGAAGTTTAAAACCTAATAAAGGACACACAGATTTACGTCTGTGTTCGACTTCGACTGAACTTTCGAAAACAGATTCATTTTACATATAACtgagcaaaaatttttaaatttgaatcgtttttccatttcttgaatcaattgaaataaaaaatatttcgatatgtGTCCTTCCGTCATGTTAAGCCGCT
This sequence is a window from Uranotaenia lowii strain MFRU-FL chromosome 3, ASM2978415v1, whole genome shotgun sequence. Protein-coding genes within it:
- the LOC129752192 gene encoding uncharacterized protein LOC129752192, yielding MGEVPPVWGQFPNPPRNRNSRTVPEWMDPAGNHGQIQFLRMKPVSPAKLPKNPFVISSSVERLVGKIEGGNPIDGGTNYLLKVRNPTQAAKLTQLTRLIDETPITIEEHPTLNFCHCVVTCGSADGLSNEELQSFLSEQGVNKVYRFTRKTDKKVIPTSSMVLTIKGTVPPPYIYFGFIRVATRPYYPRPLLCYSCGKYGHSKNRCQNAPICLDCGFPNQHDPCPNRPLCVNCRGNHPATSKLCPVHKQEEAIIHLKVDLGLTQTEATRVFQQHSNNNQRVSQNIPNANPEKDQRIMELELLVSKLQEEIEQLKNSNNESTLATNTPSSQDSEDSVSEPEQQPLTRNTQNITSTPKRNRNNCSIDSPPESTTNACNKKTRLPQMKPVEAQGKPPQTAPNPNGKST